Proteins from a genomic interval of Streptomyces fodineus:
- a CDS encoding ATP-dependent DNA ligase, producing the protein MLLTRLAQVSRQVAATSARSRKTALLAELFRDAEADDVPIVIPYLAGRLPQGRLGVGWKVLSRPVPPAADSTLTVQEVDALLSELGKVSGPGSQAERARLVGELMGAATEEEQRFLLGLLTGEVRQGALDAVAVEGLAQATGADPAAVRRAVMLAGSLQTVAQALLAEGPGALERFRLTVGRPVLPMLAHSASSVAEAVEKLGACAVEEKLDGIRVQVHRDGDTVRVHTRTLDDITGRLPEVTAAARELRGERFILDGEVISFDAAGRPRSFQDTAGRVGSRTDVAKAAGEVPVSPVFFDALSVDGTDLLDLPFAERHARLARLVPEPMRVRRTVVSGPGDLAAAERFLAETLDRGHEGVVVKALDAPYSAGRRGASWLKVKPVHTLDLVVLAAEWGHGRRTGKLSNLHLGARDPDGGFAMLGKTFKGMTDAMLAWQTERLQELAVEDDGWVVRVRPELVVEIAYDGLQRSSRYPAGVTLRFARVVRYREDKRPEEADTVEALLAAHPEVRP; encoded by the coding sequence ATGCTGCTCACCCGGCTCGCCCAGGTGTCCCGCCAGGTCGCCGCCACGTCGGCCCGGTCCCGCAAGACCGCGCTGCTCGCGGAGCTGTTCCGGGACGCGGAGGCGGACGACGTGCCGATCGTCATCCCGTACCTGGCCGGGCGGCTGCCGCAGGGCCGGCTCGGCGTCGGCTGGAAGGTGCTGAGCCGCCCGGTGCCGCCGGCCGCCGATTCCACCCTCACCGTCCAGGAGGTCGACGCCCTGCTCAGCGAGCTGGGCAAGGTGTCCGGACCGGGCTCGCAGGCGGAGCGGGCCCGGCTCGTGGGCGAGCTGATGGGCGCGGCCACCGAGGAGGAGCAGCGTTTCCTGCTCGGCCTGCTCACCGGCGAGGTCCGCCAGGGCGCGCTGGACGCGGTCGCGGTGGAGGGCCTCGCCCAGGCGACCGGCGCGGATCCGGCCGCCGTACGCCGGGCGGTGATGCTCGCCGGGTCGCTGCAGACGGTCGCCCAGGCCCTGCTCGCCGAGGGGCCCGGGGCGCTGGAGAGGTTCCGGCTCACCGTGGGCCGCCCGGTGCTGCCGATGCTGGCGCACAGCGCGTCCTCGGTCGCCGAGGCGGTGGAGAAGCTGGGCGCCTGCGCGGTGGAGGAGAAGCTGGACGGCATCCGGGTGCAGGTCCACCGGGACGGCGACACGGTCCGGGTGCACACCCGCACCCTGGACGACATCACCGGCCGGCTGCCCGAAGTGACCGCCGCCGCCCGGGAGTTGCGGGGCGAGCGGTTCATCCTGGACGGGGAGGTGATCTCCTTCGACGCGGCCGGGCGGCCCCGGTCCTTCCAGGACACGGCGGGCCGGGTCGGCTCCCGGACGGACGTGGCGAAGGCGGCCGGGGAGGTCCCGGTCTCGCCCGTCTTCTTCGACGCCCTGTCGGTCGACGGCACCGATCTGCTGGACCTGCCCTTCGCCGAGCGGCACGCGCGGCTGGCCCGGCTGGTGCCCGAGCCGATGCGGGTGCGCCGGACGGTCGTCTCCGGGCCGGGCGACCTCGCGGCGGCGGAACGGTTCCTCGCCGAGACCCTGGACCGCGGGCACGAGGGCGTGGTGGTCAAGGCGCTGGACGCGCCCTACAGCGCGGGGCGGCGCGGCGCCTCCTGGCTGAAGGTCAAGCCCGTGCACACCCTCGACCTGGTCGTGCTGGCCGCCGAGTGGGGCCACGGCCGTCGCACCGGCAAGCTCTCCAACCTCCATCTCGGCGCCCGCGACCCCGACGGCGGCTTCGCGATGCTCGGCAAGACCTTCAAGGGCATGACCGACGCGATGCTCGCCTGGCAGACCGAGCGGCTGCAGGAGCTGGCCGTGGAGGACGACGGCTGGGTGGTCCGGGTCCGCCCCGAACTCGTCGTGGAGATCGCCTACGACGGCCTCCAGCGCTCCTCCCGCTACCCGGCCGGAGTCACCCTCCGCTTCGCCCGCGTGGTCCGCTACCGCGAGGACAAACGCCCCGAGGAGGCCGATACCGTGGAGGCTCTGCTGGCGGCCCATCCGGAGGTCAGGCCGTGA
- a CDS encoding phosphatidylinositol-specific phospholipase C/glycerophosphodiester phosphodiesterase family protein, with the protein MARTTRRRALTTLGAALAGAVALPAAQAWAGGSPCGPRPLWNAHAHNDYEHPHPLFDALGHRFGSVEADIFLVGDQLLIGHDSSELDPSRTLESLYLDPLAALAGANHGSVYRGRRRPLQLLIDIKTEGSSTYLELDRHLRRRPHLFTRYAHGRIHPGPVTAVISGDRAARSPMEAQAERRAFYDGRLTDLGSSAPASFISLISDNWTQNFTWTGAGAFPDAERQKLRGITAAAHARGQQVRFWATPDAAGPARDALWTELLAAGVDYLNTDDLAGLEAFLDARPTA; encoded by the coding sequence ATGGCCCGCACTACCCGTCGCAGAGCCCTCACCACCCTCGGCGCCGCCCTCGCCGGTGCGGTCGCCCTGCCCGCGGCGCAGGCCTGGGCGGGCGGCTCGCCGTGTGGTCCGCGTCCGCTGTGGAACGCGCACGCCCACAACGACTACGAGCACCCGCATCCCCTGTTCGACGCGCTCGGCCACCGCTTCGGCAGCGTCGAGGCCGACATCTTCCTCGTCGGTGATCAGCTCCTCATCGGCCACGACAGCTCCGAGCTGGATCCCTCCCGCACCCTCGAATCCCTCTACCTCGACCCGCTCGCCGCCCTGGCCGGCGCCAACCACGGCTCGGTGTACCGGGGCCGGCGCAGGCCGCTGCAGCTGCTGATCGACATCAAGACCGAGGGTTCCTCGACGTACCTCGAACTCGACCGCCATCTGCGCCGCCGTCCGCACCTGTTCACCCGGTACGCGCACGGCCGTATCCACCCGGGACCGGTCACCGCCGTCATCTCCGGCGACCGCGCGGCCCGTAGCCCCATGGAGGCCCAAGCAGAGCGGCGCGCCTTCTACGACGGCCGGCTCACCGACCTCGGCAGCTCCGCACCGGCCTCCTTCATCTCGCTGATCAGCGACAACTGGACGCAGAACTTCACCTGGACCGGCGCGGGTGCGTTCCCCGACGCCGAGCGGCAGAAGCTGCGGGGCATCACCGCCGCCGCGCACGCGCGCGGGCAGCAGGTGCGGTTCTGGGCCACCCCGGACGCCGCGGGCCCGGCCCGCGACGCCCTGTGGACGGAACTGCTCGCCGCCGGTGTCGACTACCTCAACACCGACGACCTGGCCGGCCTGGAGGCCTTCCTCGACGCCCGCCCCACCGCGTAA
- a CDS encoding NADPH:quinone oxidoreductase family protein, which produces MQAWQVHENGEPSEVMRLAEVEPPTPGDGQVLLRVRAANINFPDALLCRGQYQVRPPLPFTPGVEICGETEDGRRVIANPALPYGGFAEYALADARALLPAPEALDDAEAAALHIGYQTGWFGLHRRAHLEAGETLLVHAAAGGVGSAAVQLGKAAGATVIGVVGGADKAAVARELGCDVVVDRRSEDVIAAVKEATGGRGADVIYDPVGGEAYAQSAKLVAFEGRIVVVGFASGTIPSPALNHALVKNYSILGLHWGLYATKNPKLILRCHEELTGLAARGAIKPLVSERVPLTEAAAAVQKVADGRSTGRIAVVMEEAA; this is translated from the coding sequence ATGCAGGCATGGCAAGTGCACGAGAACGGCGAGCCGAGCGAGGTGATGCGCCTGGCGGAGGTGGAGCCGCCCACGCCCGGTGACGGCCAGGTGCTGCTGCGGGTGCGGGCCGCCAACATCAACTTCCCCGACGCGCTGCTGTGCCGGGGCCAGTACCAGGTGCGCCCGCCGCTGCCGTTCACGCCCGGCGTGGAGATCTGCGGCGAGACCGAGGACGGCCGCCGGGTGATCGCCAACCCCGCGCTCCCGTACGGCGGCTTCGCCGAGTACGCCCTCGCCGACGCCCGCGCCCTGCTGCCCGCGCCCGAGGCGCTGGACGACGCCGAGGCCGCCGCCCTGCACATCGGCTACCAGACCGGCTGGTTCGGCCTGCACCGCAGGGCGCACCTGGAGGCGGGGGAGACCCTGCTCGTGCACGCCGCCGCCGGAGGCGTCGGCAGCGCCGCCGTCCAGCTCGGCAAGGCGGCCGGCGCCACCGTCATCGGGGTCGTCGGCGGCGCGGACAAGGCCGCCGTGGCCCGCGAGCTGGGCTGTGACGTGGTGGTCGACCGCCGCTCCGAGGACGTGATCGCGGCCGTGAAGGAGGCCACCGGCGGACGCGGTGCCGATGTGATCTACGACCCCGTCGGCGGGGAGGCCTACGCCCAGTCCGCCAAGCTCGTCGCCTTCGAGGGCCGGATCGTGGTCGTCGGCTTCGCGAGCGGCACCATTCCCAGCCCGGCGCTCAACCACGCCCTGGTGAAGAACTACTCGATCCTCGGCCTGCACTGGGGCCTGTACGCCACCAAGAACCCCAAGCTCATCCTGCGCTGCCACGAGGAACTGACCGGACTGGCCGCCCGGGGCGCGATCAAGCCGCTGGTCAGCGAGCGGGTGCCGCTCACCGAGGCCGCCGCGGCCGTGCAGAAGGTGGCGGACGGCCGCTCCACCGGCCGGATCGCCGTCGTGATGGAGGAGGCAGCATGA
- a CDS encoding phosphodiester glycosidase family protein, whose amino-acid sequence MTRRHRGSAAGRAVLTVVTAFGLLAGAALAGAAPAGAVPEGKQIAPGVTYRQFDIEAAAGPAHAHLLTVDLGNRHVRVNLLHPGAVAARETVSRMADSAGAVAGVNGDFFDITETQHPGVEATGASVGPAIADGQVLKAAVPTGQRFGPSLPPGTSTRDVFGVGTDRRARLDRLSLAGTVTTPDGSIPLKGLNQYALAQNSVGAFTSAWGSASRMRAVCGTDTQRSAPCSGDTYEVKVQDGRVVSVSGSPGSGSIPAGTTVLVGREAGAQRLRKLSLGDAVSVTHRLVAASSGVPYAFAIGGFPVLKDGTALSGLDNATSAVRTVVGFAGGGRRLLILALDGAAAYRTGMTVAEEAGTMRALGASDAFNLDGGGSSELVTRDAGASAVTVRNHPSAGAERPVANGVGVFSAG is encoded by the coding sequence ATGACCAGACGTCACAGGGGTTCGGCAGCGGGCAGAGCGGTTCTCACGGTTGTCACGGCATTCGGTCTCCTGGCCGGTGCGGCCCTCGCGGGGGCGGCACCGGCCGGTGCCGTACCGGAGGGCAAGCAGATCGCGCCGGGTGTCACCTACCGGCAGTTCGACATCGAGGCGGCCGCGGGCCCGGCCCACGCCCATCTGCTCACGGTCGACCTGGGCAACCGCCACGTCCGCGTGAATCTGCTCCACCCGGGCGCGGTGGCGGCCCGGGAGACCGTCTCCCGGATGGCGGACTCGGCCGGGGCGGTCGCGGGGGTCAACGGCGACTTCTTCGACATCACCGAGACCCAGCACCCGGGCGTGGAGGCCACCGGCGCGAGCGTCGGACCGGCGATCGCGGACGGGCAGGTACTCAAGGCGGCGGTGCCGACGGGCCAGCGGTTCGGGCCGTCGCTGCCACCGGGCACGAGCACGCGGGACGTCTTCGGTGTGGGCACCGACCGGCGGGCCCGGCTGGACCGGCTCTCCCTCGCCGGCACCGTGACCACGCCGGACGGCTCGATCCCGCTCAAGGGCCTCAACCAGTACGCACTCGCGCAGAACTCCGTCGGCGCCTTCACCTCGGCCTGGGGCAGCGCCTCCCGGATGCGTGCCGTGTGCGGCACCGACACCCAGCGCTCGGCACCGTGCAGCGGCGACACCTACGAGGTGAAGGTCCAGGACGGCCGGGTCGTCTCCGTCTCCGGCTCCCCGGGCAGCGGCTCGATCCCGGCGGGCACCACGGTGCTGGTGGGCCGCGAGGCCGGTGCCCAGCGGTTGCGCAAGCTCTCCCTCGGTGACGCGGTGAGCGTGACGCACCGTCTGGTGGCGGCCTCGTCCGGGGTGCCGTACGCGTTCGCGATCGGCGGCTTCCCGGTCCTGAAGGACGGCACGGCGCTCTCCGGCCTCGACAACGCCACCTCGGCGGTGCGCACGGTCGTGGGCTTCGCCGGCGGCGGCCGGCGACTGCTCATCCTGGCGCTGGACGGGGCCGCCGCCTATCGGACCGGTATGACGGTCGCGGAGGAGGCCGGCACCATGCGCGCGCTGGGCGCCTCCGACGCGTTCAACCTCGACGGCGGCGGCTCGAGCGAGCTGGTCACCCGCGACGCCGGTGCGAGCGCCGTGACGGTGCGCAACCATCCGAGCGCGGGTGCCGAGCGCCCGGTCGCGAACGGCGTCGGGGTGTTCTCGGCCGGCTGA
- a CDS encoding alpha/beta fold hydrolase: MVEHRMVDVNGIRLHIAEQGTGPLVVLLHGFPESWHSWHRQFGPLADAGFRVVAPDQRGYGRSDHPDAVDAYTILHLVGDVVGLIRALGEEQAYVVGHDWGAPVAWHTALLRPDMVRAVAGLSVPPPFRGAQPPLAAMDEMYGGRFYWNYFERPGVADAEFAQDTRTTLRKFFHWGSGDAPHAGEGRQPLVDADRGWLVDMEDPEVLPAWFTEDDLDALTESFSRGFTGPLNWYRNIDRNWELTAAWHGARVTRPALYIYGDRDVVPAFPGTPELIGQLPGLMPNLWRKPLKLAGCGHWTQQERPDEVNTALIEFLEAHS, encoded by the coding sequence ATGGTTGAGCATCGAATGGTTGACGTGAACGGCATTCGGCTGCACATCGCCGAGCAGGGCACCGGCCCCCTTGTGGTGCTCCTGCACGGCTTCCCCGAGTCATGGCACTCCTGGCACCGCCAGTTCGGCCCGCTGGCCGACGCGGGCTTCCGCGTGGTCGCGCCCGACCAGCGTGGATACGGCCGCAGCGACCATCCCGACGCCGTCGACGCGTACACCATCCTCCACCTGGTCGGCGACGTCGTCGGACTGATCCGGGCCCTGGGCGAGGAGCAGGCGTACGTGGTCGGGCACGACTGGGGCGCGCCGGTCGCCTGGCACACCGCCCTGCTGCGGCCGGACATGGTGCGCGCGGTGGCCGGCCTGAGCGTGCCGCCCCCGTTCCGGGGGGCACAGCCTCCGCTGGCCGCCATGGACGAGATGTACGGCGGCCGTTTCTACTGGAACTACTTCGAACGCCCCGGTGTCGCCGACGCCGAGTTCGCGCAGGACACGCGCACCACTCTGCGGAAGTTCTTCCACTGGGGTTCCGGCGACGCTCCCCACGCCGGCGAGGGCCGGCAGCCGCTCGTCGACGCCGATCGCGGCTGGCTCGTGGACATGGAGGATCCCGAGGTCCTGCCGGCATGGTTCACCGAGGACGACCTCGACGCACTCACAGAGAGTTTCTCCCGGGGCTTCACCGGGCCTCTCAACTGGTACCGCAACATCGACCGCAACTGGGAACTCACCGCCGCGTGGCACGGCGCCCGCGTCACCCGGCCCGCCCTGTACATCTACGGCGACCGTGACGTCGTCCCCGCCTTCCCCGGCACCCCCGAACTCATCGGGCAGCTCCCCGGGCTCATGCCCAACCTGTGGCGCAAGCCCCTGAAACTGGCGGGCTGCGGCCACTGGACCCAGCAGGAACGCCCGGACGAGGTGAACACGGCTCTCATCGAATTCCTCGAGGCCCACTCCTGA
- a CDS encoding acyl-CoA dehydrogenase family protein — MTDAEELRRRTRELLTQHPPASTDRLDFLRARFDAGLAWVHYPQGLGGLGAPRHLQVVVDAELEAAGAPDNDARRNGIGLGMAAPTILKYGTQEQKQRFLRPLWTGEEVWCQLFSEPGAGSDLAALGTRAVREGDTWLVNGQKVWTSGAHNSRWAILIARTDPDVPKHAGITYFLCDMTDPGVEVRPLRQITGEAEFNEVFLTDVRIPDSHRLGEIGDGWRVAQTTLNNERVAIGGMRLPREGGMIGPVAQTWRERPELRTHELHQRLLKLWVEAEVSRLTAERLRQQLVAGQPGPEGAGMKLAFARLNQEISGLEVELRGAEGLLYDDWTLRRPELVDFTGRDAGYRYLRAKGNSIEGGTTEVLLNIVAERVLGLPAEPRTDKDVAWKDLAR, encoded by the coding sequence ATGACCGACGCCGAAGAACTGCGCCGCCGCACACGGGAGTTGCTGACGCAGCACCCCCCGGCGAGCACCGACCGCCTGGACTTCCTCAGGGCCCGCTTCGACGCCGGCCTCGCCTGGGTGCACTACCCGCAGGGCCTCGGCGGACTGGGCGCCCCGCGCCACCTCCAGGTCGTCGTGGACGCCGAACTGGAGGCCGCGGGCGCCCCCGACAACGACGCGCGCCGCAACGGCATCGGGCTCGGCATGGCCGCGCCGACCATCCTGAAGTACGGCACGCAGGAGCAGAAGCAGCGCTTTCTGCGGCCGCTGTGGACGGGGGAGGAGGTCTGGTGCCAGCTGTTCAGCGAGCCCGGTGCCGGCTCCGACCTCGCCGCGCTCGGCACCCGGGCCGTACGGGAGGGCGACACCTGGCTGGTCAACGGGCAGAAGGTGTGGACGTCCGGCGCCCACAACTCCCGCTGGGCCATCCTCATCGCCCGCACCGACCCGGACGTGCCCAAGCACGCGGGCATCACCTACTTCCTCTGCGACATGACCGACCCGGGCGTCGAGGTCCGGCCCCTGCGCCAGATCACCGGCGAGGCCGAGTTCAACGAGGTCTTCCTCACCGACGTCCGCATCCCCGACTCCCACCGCCTCGGCGAGATCGGTGACGGCTGGCGGGTCGCGCAGACCACCCTCAACAACGAGCGCGTCGCCATCGGCGGTATGCGGCTGCCCCGCGAGGGCGGCATGATCGGGCCGGTCGCACAGACCTGGCGCGAACGCCCCGAGCTGCGCACCCACGAGCTGCACCAGCGCCTGCTGAAGCTGTGGGTCGAGGCCGAGGTCTCCCGCCTCACCGCCGAACGCCTGCGCCAGCAGCTCGTCGCCGGCCAGCCCGGCCCCGAGGGCGCCGGCATGAAGCTCGCCTTCGCCCGCCTCAACCAGGAGATCAGCGGCCTGGAGGTGGAACTGCGCGGCGCCGAGGGCCTGCTGTACGACGACTGGACGCTGCGCCGGCCCGAACTCGTCGACTTCACCGGCCGCGACGCCGGGTACCGCTATCTGCGCGCCAAGGGCAACAGCATCGAGGGCGGGACCACCGAGGTCCTGCTGAACATCGTCGCCGAGCGGGTCCTCGGCCTGCCCGCCGAGCCCCGCACCGACAAGGACGTCGCCTGGAAGGACCTGGCCCGATGA
- a CDS encoding DUF779 domain-containing protein — MDEETPRVELTPQAADLVRRLHAEHGPLMFHQSGGCCDGSAPMCYPDGEFRTGGSDVLLAELTVDGVAEPVTFWMSRSQYEAWSHTRLIVDVVPGRGSGFSLEAPEGVRFLTRSRVVDG; from the coding sequence ATGGATGAGGAAACCCCGCGCGTCGAACTCACCCCTCAGGCCGCGGACCTGGTGCGGCGGCTGCACGCCGAGCACGGTCCGCTGATGTTCCACCAGTCCGGCGGCTGCTGCGACGGCAGCGCGCCCATGTGCTACCCGGACGGCGAGTTCCGCACCGGCGGCTCGGACGTGCTGCTGGCGGAGCTGACGGTCGACGGTGTCGCCGAGCCCGTCACCTTCTGGATGTCCCGGAGCCAGTACGAGGCCTGGAGCCACACCCGGCTGATCGTGGACGTCGTCCCCGGACGAGGCAGCGGATTCTCGCTGGAGGCCCCCGAGGGGGTGCGTTTTCTCACTCGTTCTCGCGTAGTCGACGGCTAG
- a CDS encoding VOC family protein — translation MHVRRVVPNVQSTALPQSAEFYGVLGFEEVMNHGWIVTLASAGNPAVQLSLMTEDRTAPVAPDLSIEVEDVDAAYAAMRDRGAEIVHPLTDEEWGVRRFFVRDPNGRVVNVLSHR, via the coding sequence ATGCACGTACGCCGTGTCGTGCCCAACGTCCAGTCCACCGCACTGCCGCAGAGCGCGGAGTTCTACGGAGTACTGGGCTTCGAGGAGGTCATGAACCACGGCTGGATCGTGACTCTGGCTTCCGCCGGGAACCCTGCCGTGCAGCTGAGCCTGATGACCGAGGACCGCACCGCGCCCGTCGCCCCGGACCTGAGCATCGAGGTCGAGGACGTGGACGCGGCGTACGCGGCGATGCGGGACCGTGGCGCGGAGATCGTGCACCCGCTGACGGACGAGGAGTGGGGCGTACGGCGGTTCTTCGTGCGGGATCCGAACGGCCGTGTGGTGAACGTCCTCAGCCATCGCTGA
- a CDS encoding DedA family protein: MTAVNPLNSASVLAAFGAIGVLVVIFAESGLLVFGFFLPGDTLLFAAGVLCAGSAQHAPRLALWQVLLCAAVGAVAGGQVGYLIGQHGGRALLARTSSRRVKTAATRAEQLLARYGYGKALVIGRFVPLLRTVLHPVAGALAVPVRTFTRWQAVGGVLWSQLLVLAGYTLGNSVPHVDDYLLPLVAVVVVLSMLPLLFEARRTRREQRARRG, from the coding sequence GTGACAGCCGTCAACCCGTTGAACAGTGCCTCGGTGCTGGCCGCCTTCGGCGCGATCGGCGTCCTGGTGGTGATCTTCGCGGAGTCCGGTCTGCTGGTCTTCGGCTTCTTCCTGCCCGGTGACACCCTGCTGTTCGCGGCCGGTGTGCTGTGCGCCGGCAGCGCGCAGCACGCGCCCCGGCTCGCGTTGTGGCAGGTGCTGCTGTGCGCGGCCGTCGGCGCGGTGGCCGGCGGGCAGGTCGGGTACCTGATCGGGCAGCACGGCGGACGGGCGCTGCTGGCCCGTACCTCCAGCCGGCGGGTGAAGACGGCAGCCACCCGGGCCGAACAGCTGCTCGCCCGGTACGGCTACGGGAAGGCGCTGGTCATCGGCCGCTTCGTGCCCCTGCTGCGGACGGTCCTGCACCCCGTGGCCGGCGCGCTCGCCGTGCCTGTCCGGACGTTCACCCGCTGGCAGGCCGTGGGCGGGGTGCTGTGGTCGCAGCTGCTGGTGCTCGCCGGCTACACCCTCGGTAACTCCGTCCCACACGTCGACGACTATCTGCTGCCGCTGGTCGCCGTGGTCGTCGTCCTGTCGATGCTTCCCCTCTTGTTCGAGGCCCGCCGCACCCGCCGCGAACAGCGTGCCCGCCGCGGGTGA
- a CDS encoding helix-turn-helix domain-containing protein produces the protein MSTDDVLAEVGARLRRIRKEREVTLAALSEATGISVSTLSRLESGLRKPSLELLLPIAQAHQVPLDELVGAPPVGDPRVRSKPIVRGGRTHWPLTRQPGGLQAFKVLEPQRKQEPDPRTHEGYEWLYVLSGRLRLVLGEHDVVLSAGEAAEFDTRVPHWFGSTGEGPVEFLSLFGPQGERMHVRARPART, from the coding sequence ATGAGCACAGACGACGTACTGGCGGAAGTGGGTGCGCGGCTGCGGCGCATCCGCAAGGAGCGGGAGGTGACCCTGGCCGCGCTGTCCGAGGCGACGGGGATCTCGGTGAGCACCCTCTCCCGGCTGGAGTCCGGCCTGCGCAAGCCCAGCCTCGAACTGCTGCTGCCGATCGCCCAGGCCCATCAGGTGCCGCTGGACGAGCTGGTCGGCGCGCCCCCGGTGGGGGACCCGCGGGTGCGGTCGAAGCCGATCGTGCGGGGCGGGCGCACCCATTGGCCGCTGACCCGGCAGCCCGGCGGCCTGCAGGCCTTCAAGGTGCTCGAACCGCAGCGGAAGCAGGAGCCGGATCCGCGCACCCACGAGGGCTACGAGTGGCTGTACGTGCTCTCGGGCCGGCTGCGGCTGGTCCTCGGCGAGCACGACGTGGTGCTGTCGGCGGGGGAGGCCGCCGAGTTCGACACGCGTGTGCCGCACTGGTTCGGGTCGACGGGGGAGGGCCCGGTGGAGTTCCTGAGCCTGTTCGGGCCGCAGGGCGAGCGGATGCACGTACGGGCGCGGCCGGCTCGTACGTGA
- a CDS encoding acyl-CoA dehydrogenase family protein has protein sequence MSTQPDLLYSEEEEALRAAVRDLLTDHCAPADVIARAESDTPHDLAVWKSLAEGMGLAGLLVPEEQGGQGASAREVAVVLEELGRAVAPVPYLSSAVVATEALLACGDEELLGRLASGRTIGALAVGLHSAPDAAVKAVRLDNGTLTGELTGIADAAVADVLLVPADDGGLYAVAADAVTVTPQVSLDLTRPLATVRLEGAPGRRIGAAEPAVRRALRAAAGLLASEQLGVADWALTETVRYLKERKQFNRPVGGFQALKHRLAQLWLEVVNLRAAARGAADALARGEDAQIAVAVAQAYAAPVAVHAAEEALQLHGGIGMTWEHPVHLYLKRAKADSIAYGTAGAHREALAELVDLQAP, from the coding sequence ATGAGCACACAGCCCGACCTGCTGTACTCCGAGGAGGAAGAGGCGCTGCGGGCCGCCGTCCGCGACCTGCTCACCGACCACTGCGCCCCGGCGGACGTCATCGCCCGCGCCGAGTCGGACACCCCGCACGACCTCGCCGTGTGGAAGTCCCTCGCCGAGGGCATGGGCCTGGCCGGGCTCCTGGTGCCCGAGGAACAGGGCGGCCAGGGCGCCTCCGCCCGCGAAGTCGCCGTGGTTCTGGAGGAGCTGGGCCGGGCGGTCGCCCCCGTGCCGTATCTCAGCAGCGCGGTCGTGGCCACCGAGGCCCTGCTGGCCTGCGGTGACGAGGAGCTGCTGGGACGGCTGGCCTCCGGGCGCACCATCGGCGCCCTCGCGGTCGGCCTGCATTCGGCCCCGGACGCCGCCGTCAAGGCCGTACGACTCGACAACGGCACCCTGACCGGGGAACTGACCGGCATCGCCGACGCGGCCGTGGCCGACGTCCTGCTCGTCCCGGCCGACGACGGCGGCCTGTACGCCGTGGCCGCGGACGCCGTGACCGTCACCCCGCAGGTCTCCCTGGACCTGACCCGGCCCCTGGCGACGGTACGGCTGGAGGGTGCTCCCGGGCGCCGTATCGGCGCGGCCGAACCCGCCGTACGACGGGCTCTGCGCGCCGCCGCGGGACTGCTCGCCTCCGAGCAACTCGGCGTTGCCGACTGGGCGTTGACCGAGACGGTCCGCTATCTGAAGGAACGCAAGCAGTTCAACCGGCCGGTCGGCGGCTTCCAGGCCCTCAAGCACCGGCTGGCCCAGCTGTGGCTGGAGGTCGTGAACCTGCGGGCCGCTGCGCGGGGGGCCGCGGATGCGCTGGCCCGCGGCGAGGACGCGCAGATCGCGGTCGCCGTCGCACAGGCGTACGCGGCGCCGGTCGCCGTCCACGCCGCGGAGGAGGCTCTGCAACTGCACGGTGGCATCGGTATGACGTGGGAGCACCCGGTCCACCTGTATCTGAAGCGGGCCAAGGCCGACTCGATCGCCTATGGCACGGCGGGAGCCCATCGGGAGGCGCTGGCCGAACTGGTCGACCTCCAGGCACCCTGA